One part of the Sphingopyxis sp. PAMC25046 genome encodes these proteins:
- a CDS encoding tyrosine recombinase, protein MMAAERGASRNTLAAYRRDLEQAAEWIKGPLGDADSAALRKLMADYQSLAASSAARKLSALRQFFAFLLDEGERADNPALDIARPATRRPLPRILTHPDVERLFEQAGEEAGGEAPPASAVRMLLLLELLYGSGLRASELVSLPRRAVAGEREYLIIRGKGDKERLVPLSERARAAFDRWLPLLADGSPWLFPSGKAHISRVRLFQMLRELAARAGIDPTAISPHVLRHAFATHLLEGGADLRALQLMLGHADIATTEIYTHVDSRRLVELVNKRHPLARMDGVDLETPSS, encoded by the coding sequence ATGATGGCGGCCGAGCGCGGGGCGTCGCGCAACACGCTGGCGGCCTATCGCCGCGACCTCGAACAGGCGGCCGAGTGGATCAAAGGTCCGCTCGGCGATGCCGATTCTGCGGCGTTGCGCAAATTGATGGCGGATTACCAGTCGCTTGCCGCAAGCAGCGCGGCGCGCAAATTGTCGGCGCTGCGGCAGTTCTTCGCCTTCCTGCTGGACGAGGGCGAGCGGGCGGACAATCCGGCGCTCGACATTGCGCGTCCTGCGACGCGGCGGCCGCTGCCCCGCATCCTGACGCACCCCGATGTCGAGCGGCTGTTCGAGCAAGCGGGGGAGGAGGCCGGTGGCGAGGCGCCGCCCGCAAGCGCAGTGCGGATGCTGCTATTGCTCGAACTTCTTTATGGATCGGGGCTCCGCGCGAGCGAACTCGTATCGCTCCCGCGCCGCGCCGTGGCGGGCGAGCGCGAATATCTGATCATCCGCGGCAAGGGCGACAAGGAACGGCTGGTGCCTTTGTCCGAACGCGCGCGCGCCGCATTCGATCGCTGGCTACCTTTGCTCGCCGACGGGTCGCCCTGGCTCTTCCCGTCGGGCAAGGCGCATATCTCGCGCGTTCGGCTGTTCCAGATGCTGCGCGAACTCGCCGCGCGTGCGGGGATCGACCCGACCGCGATCAGCCCACATGTGCTGCGCCATGCCTTCGCGACCCATTTGCTGGAGGGCGGCGCCGATCTGCGCGCGCTGCAATTGATGCTCGGCCATGCCGACATCGCGACGACCGAAATTTACACGCATGTCGACAGTCGCCGCCTCGTCGAGCTCGTCAACAAGCGGCATCCGCTTGCCCGCATGGAC